The region AGCAATGACCAGATTCGCTACAGCTACGACAACCTGACCGGCAGCAGCAGTCTGGAAGTGGACAGCAGTGGTGAGCTTATCAGCCAGGAGGAGTATTACCCGTTTGGCGGTACGGCGCTGTTTGCCGCGCGCAGCCAGCTGGAGGCGGATTACAAAACGATTCGTTATTCCGGCAAGGAGCAGGACGCCACCGGGCTTTATTACTACGGCTACCGCTATTATCAGCCGTGGGCGGGACGGTGGCTCTCGGCAGATCCGGCGGGGACGGTGGACGGGCTGAACCTGTTCCAGATGGTGCGCAATAACCCTGCCAGTCAACGCGATGACAACGGGCTCATTGCGACCGGAAACGCCGCCAGAAGGCAGGTAGCGATGGAGTTCATTGCCTCTCAACACATGGCTGCGATAGAAGTCGTCTCGGAACTGCATGAAGCTATTATTAGCTTCAGAGAGGCGGGTGTTTATACCATTGACGCTCTTAATAGCGGAGCCGCAGCGAAAGGCCATAACATTCTCGAGAAAACTATCAAGACTCGCTCGCTGGAAGCGGCATATGGTGAAAAGGCGGATGAGATCCGCGATATTGCCACAGAGGCCGGATTAATTGGTCTGGTGGGAAACTGGAAAGGTAAGGGCAACGCGATTAGCGGTGTCTGGGTACACAATGTTAAGGCAGGGGTGGATGAGCCTTTTCCTTTATCGCTAACGAGTTCAGAGGATCTGCATGCTTTTAATCTTGCCCGCAGTAAAGGAGATATTGTTCCCTATACCGGGGATTACGATATGCATGACATCATCTTAAAACGTACCCGCAGGCCGCCTGGTGTCGGTAGTGCCGAAGAGAAGCAAATTATCAACAGTATCAACCGATATATTTCGATCCTCGATCCCGCTCGCCCTTACGAAAAAATTCATATGAATCCTGTGCGTCACGGGGCACAGAATAATTTCGTTCCCTATATGTGGCAGCAAGAGTTTGAGGATGTTGCGGAACATGGGGGCTATATTCGTGATGTCGCTATGCCGGGTCCCTTCCCGGTGGCGATTGTTAAAGATGGTGAATGGACTATAGCGGAAGATGAAGATGAGTGGCGGGGCTTTTTCCGTGAGAATCTTATCTCACAGCCGCGACACTGGAACAAAATGCCCCGTTTCGGATCCGGGGATTGGGGATTAATCAAAGTGAATAAACGCTATGTCATCACCCCACAGCATCAGCGGCAATTAAGCTTAAGGAGAGCGACCATTCTTTAATTCAGCAAATAAATGGCACTGTCGCATACCCCGTCCCGGCAGGGTATGCGCGACTGGATCGTCGATTGTCATGCAGCGCCGTTGTCAGCGTATTGCTCTGCTCCCGGCCCAACGCATCCCACAAGGCCGTGTAATTGAACTGCAAGTATATGGGCAGGAAGATGGCTGAGCGCTGACCCGGCGGGGACGGTGGACGGGATAAACATCTATCAGATGGTTAATAACAATCCCATTGTATTAAGCGATGATTCAGGTCTGTTCTCATTTAAATGGTGGGGTATTTCTCCAGAGAAACGGGCGAATTTAAGTTACCAGAGAATGGCGGAAGGCGAATTATGGAGTGGGTTCAGTGATTATGCATCCTTTCTGCAACGAGCAAAACAGAATTTAAAAGATATAAAATCAGCCAATAAGATTTTATCACCTGAAGCAGCTGGCTTTATTAATCGGTTTCAGAGAATAGATTTTAATTTGGTTCACTTTTCTAATGCAGATTTATCTAAAGGTGTTTTTTATTCAAGAGTCGAATTGGAAAAGAAAAAAATAATTTTTAATGAATTGAATAGCACGCCGGTAGATATTTCACAATTAAAAACGGACGACTTTTCCTTTTTTTCACTGGAAGTCGTAGGGGCGAAAGGTAAGTTAACCAGTGCGCTGGGGGGTAATAAATATGAAATTCCACTACGTGAAACCGTGAATTATAAATATATGAATTATGCACATGTCGCCATTAACGATACCTTACTGTTTGATGTCCGCCATAAAAAAACGGGGCTGGAAAGGCAACTCGCTCTACTGAAGAATAAGTCAGATATAAATTTTTTAAATCGGAAAAAAATAGCGAAAGCGGCTAATCAAACCGTTTTTGATATTAAAGATCTTAAAGAGGGCCTGGCTTACAGAATAGTCAATAGTGCGAAAAATTTATACGCAGAGGGGCAGAAAAAAAGATTGAGCGCCAGAACACCGCAGGAGTTTGATCTCGTGCTTTCGGTCATGTACCGGCCTCAGGTGCTGGTGCCCAAAAAATTTGTCAGTAAACACGTTCAGAGAACGATGACGCAAAATGCGGGGGCTTAGCGGTAATACCGATCTTATGTAAATAACACCCGATGTGATTACCGCCCGCAACGCCCGAGCGGCACCACCAGCGGGGTATGGGCGATGGGATCGTCAATGATCATGCAGTGCATGCCATACACCGCCTCAATCAGCTCAGCGGTCACAATCTCTTTTGGCGCGCCCTGCGCCACAATTTTGCCGTCGCGCAGCGCAATCAGATGCGTGGCGTAGCGGCAAGCCTGGTTCAAATCATGCAGCACTGCCGCCAGCGTGTAGCCCTGCTCGCGATTCAGCTCACTCAACAGTTCCAGCAAGTCGATCTGGTAGCTGATATCCAGCCAGGTTGTTGGCTCATCAAGCAGCATGATCGCCGTCTCTTGCGCCAGCACCATGGCAATCCATGCGCGCTGGCGTTGCCCGCCGGAGAGCGTATCGACACTCTGCCTGGCCAGGCTTTCCACCCCGGTGGCCCGCATCGCCCGCTGCACCGCCTCGTCATCCTCTTTGCGCCAGCGGGTGAACAGCGGCTGGTGCGGATAGCGCCCGCGCGCGACCAGTTCCTGCACGGTGATATCGCCGGGTGTGGTGGCGTTTTGCGCAAGCAACCCTATGCGACGCGCCACCTCTTTGCTGGCATAGCGCTGGATCTGCTCGCCATCAAGATAAACATGGCCCTGCGCGGGCGTCATCAGGCGGCTCAGCGTGCGCAGTAAGGTGGATTTCCCGCAACCGTTAGGGCCGATAATAGCGGTGAAATGGCCGTCGGGGATCGCCACGCTTAAGTGTTCAGCCACCACTTTTTTGCCGTAGCCAAGAGTGAGCGCTTCGCCGCGCAAACGGGCAGATAAATCGGTCATTTCTTGCGAGACTCCTGAATTAACAAGGCGATAAGGTAAATGCCACCGAGGCTGACGGTCACCACGCCGACCGGCAACTGATAAGGCGTAAAACCTTGCTGGGCAATCATATCCGCCAGCAACAACAACAGCGCACCGCACAGCGCGGACTGGGTTAATCCCCAGCGTGCAGTGGCGCTGACGCGCCGGGCAATATGTGGCGCGACCAGTGCGATAAACGAAATCGGCCCCGCCAGTGCTGTTGCGGCGGCGGTGAGTGCAACGGCCACCAGCATCAGCATCAGGCGCGAACGCTCAACGCTGACACCGAGCGCACAGGCGCTGTCATCGCCCATTTCCAGTAGCCGCATACGGCGCGCCAGCAGGGCGGCAAAAAGAAACATCACCAGCATGATCGGTGCGGAAGGGACGGTTTTCGCCCAGGTCAGGCCATTGAGCGACCCGGCGTTCCACAGCCCGGCGGAGAGCGCGGTTTCCAGCGAGGCATGCAGCAACAGCCAGGTATTAAACGCCACCAGCATCGCGCGAATGCCAATACCGACGATGATCAAGCGGAATGTCTCAATGCCGTTGCGCCAGGCCAGTAGCCAGACCACCAGCGAAGTGAGCATACCGCCGACCATCGCCGCCAGTGCGATAGCGGCCAGATGCTGACCAAACAGCACCATCGCCACCAGCACGCCGCTCCATGCACCGGTGTTAAAACCCATCACATCCGGGCTGCCGAGTGGGTTACGCATCAGCGACTGGAAAATCGCGCCGCTCACGCCAAGCGCTGCGCCCACCAGCAGCGCCATCAGCACGCGCGGCAAGCGCCACTCCATCACGACCCGTTGCATGGCACGCGGCGCGTCGCCGGTGAGCACGTCAAGCACCTGTGAAAATGCCAGCGTCACCGAACCGCTGCGTAAACCCCAGCTGGCTAAAAGCAACGCGGCGATAACCATAAACACGCAACTGCCGAGCAGGCGGCGGGAGGGCGCCATCATAAGTTGCCTCCGCGTGCGCGGCGCACCAGCACGATCAATACCGGCGCGCCGATAAAGGCACTGACTACGGAAACCCGCAGTTCGCCCGGCACCAGCAGGCGGCCAATGATATCGGCAAACAATAACAGGGCAGGGGTGGCAATCAGTGTGACCGGCAGCGACCAGCGGTGATCCGCGCCCACCAGCCAGCGCGCCATGTGCGGCATCATCAGGCCGATAAAGGCAATCGGGCCGACAACCGCCGTCGCGCTGCCGCACAGCACCGTGATCACCACTAAACCGAGCAACTGCGTGCGCGCCACGCGGCTGCCCAGTGCCGTGGCGGTGTCGCTGCCGAGGCTCAGGCTGTTAAGCGCGCGGCTCAGCATCAACGCCATGAACGCTGCCAGCAGCACCGGGATCAGAACAATTTTTAGCGTTTGCAGGGTGCGGATATCCAGCGAACCGGCCTGCCAGAAGCGCAACTGGTCATAAACGTCGGCGTTAAGCAATGAAATACCGCTGGATAATCCTTCCAGCACCGCCGCCAGCGCTACGCCCGCCAGCGTCAGGCGAACCGGGCTGAGTTGCCCACCGCCCTGGCTGCCGGTAAAAGCGACCAGCAGCGACGCCGCCAGTGCGCCGCAAAAGGCGAGCAGTAGTTGTTCGACAGGGGAGACAGCGCCCAGCAGCGCCGCGCCGAGCACAATGGCGAAGCTGGCACCGGCGTTAACGCCGAGTAAGCCTGGATCGGCGAGCGGATTTCTCGTGAGCGTTTGCATTAACGCCCCGGCAATGCCCAGTGCGCCGCCCGCGAGTAAACCTGCCAGCGTTCGCGGCAAACGGGCATCGTTGACGATGGTGCAGTCCGCGCTCTGACAGACGCCAGTGAGGGCGTCGATGATGACCGCGGCGGGCAGAGGTTTTGCACCAATAAACAGGCTGAGTGCAATGGCGACAACCAGCAATATCAATAACCCGGCGAGGGTAACGGGGCGCGCCGGGAAAGCAGAACACGACATAAAACGTCCCAAATTTGATAATGATATTAATTATCGTTATCGATCTTGTTTTGGTATGTTACCATGCACAGCCTGCGAATGGACATAGAAAGTGTGTATTTAAGGCATTGGAATGAAGCAACAATCCTGGCTGTTGAACCTGAGTCTGCTGCGTACGCATCCGGCTTTTCGCGCGGTATTTCTGGCGCGTTTTATCTCGATTCTCTCGCTGGGCTTGTTGGGCGTAGCGGTGCCGGTACAAATCCAGGCGATGACCCACTCCAGCTGGCAAGTTGGCCTTGCCGTTACGCTGACCGGTAGCGCCATGTTCGTCGGCCTGATGTTTGGTGGTGTTTTGGCGGATCGTTTTGAACGCAAGAAACTGATTCTGCTGGCGCGTTCCACCTGCGGCGTCGGTTTTATTGGCCTGTATTTGAATGCGTTGTTGCCGGAGCCTTCGCTGCTGGCAATTTATCTGCTCGGTTTGTGGGATGGTTTTTTCGGCGCGCTGGGCGTA is a window of Enterobacter sp. R4-368 DNA encoding:
- a CDS encoding RHS repeat-associated core domain-containing protein; the protein is MWAGRWLSADPAGTVDGINIYQMVNNNPIVLSDDSGLFSFKWWGISPEKRANLSYQRMAEGELWSGFSDYASFLQRAKQNLKDIKSANKILSPEAAGFINRFQRIDFNLVHFSNADLSKGVFYSRVELEKKKIIFNELNSTPVDISQLKTDDFSFFSLEVVGAKGKLTSALGGNKYEIPLRETVNYKYMNYAHVAINDTLLFDVRHKKTGLERQLALLKNKSDINFLNRKKIAKAANQTVFDIKDLKEGLAYRIVNSAKNLYAEGQKKRLSARTPQEFDLVLSVMYRPQVLVPKKFVSKHVQRTMTQNAGA
- the fepC gene encoding iron-enterobactin ABC transporter ATP-binding protein — protein: MTDLSARLRGEALTLGYGKKVVAEHLSVAIPDGHFTAIIGPNGCGKSTLLRTLSRLMTPAQGHVYLDGEQIQRYASKEVARRIGLLAQNATTPGDITVQELVARGRYPHQPLFTRWRKEDDEAVQRAMRATGVESLARQSVDTLSGGQRQRAWIAMVLAQETAIMLLDEPTTWLDISYQIDLLELLSELNREQGYTLAAVLHDLNQACRYATHLIALRDGKIVAQGAPKEIVTAELIEAVYGMHCMIIDDPIAHTPLVVPLGRCGR
- the fepG gene encoding iron-enterobactin ABC transporter permease codes for the protein MMAPSRRLLGSCVFMVIAALLLASWGLRSGSVTLAFSQVLDVLTGDAPRAMQRVVMEWRLPRVLMALLVGAALGVSGAIFQSLMRNPLGSPDVMGFNTGAWSGVLVAMVLFGQHLAAIALAAMVGGMLTSLVVWLLAWRNGIETFRLIIVGIGIRAMLVAFNTWLLLHASLETALSAGLWNAGSLNGLTWAKTVPSAPIMLVMFLFAALLARRMRLLEMGDDSACALGVSVERSRLMLMLVAVALTAAATALAGPISFIALVAPHIARRVSATARWGLTQSALCGALLLLLADMIAQQGFTPYQLPVGVVTVSLGGIYLIALLIQESRKK
- the fepD gene encoding Fe(3+)-siderophore ABC transporter permease, which produces MSCSAFPARPVTLAGLLILLVVAIALSLFIGAKPLPAAVIIDALTGVCQSADCTIVNDARLPRTLAGLLAGGALGIAGALMQTLTRNPLADPGLLGVNAGASFAIVLGAALLGAVSPVEQLLLAFCGALAASLLVAFTGSQGGGQLSPVRLTLAGVALAAVLEGLSSGISLLNADVYDQLRFWQAGSLDIRTLQTLKIVLIPVLLAAFMALMLSRALNSLSLGSDTATALGSRVARTQLLGLVVITVLCGSATAVVGPIAFIGLMMPHMARWLVGADHRWSLPVTLIATPALLLFADIIGRLLVPGELRVSVVSAFIGAPVLIVLVRRARGGNL